CGTTTCCAGAAGGCATAACCCAGCAAGAAAATTCCTGCAATTAATGCTCCAAATTCAGTTAATTTCACAACTGATAAAGGGCCTAATATCCACTCTTTCTCATTAGCAAGGAATTCTTCTACTGTGGGGTTCACCACATCTGGTGCCTGGAAAAAAACAGAACTTAAAAGTGTTAGAAAAATCATAGCTGCGGCAAGGGTTGCATTTCTTTTAAGTGCAAAATAACAAAATCCTATCATAAATACTGGCCTAATTAACCAGCTTAATACATTAGCGTGCCTGCTGAAGTACCAGTTAGCAAATCCTGTATTTGTCATTAGTAATACCCATAAAAGAACACTTAAAGATGCAAATAATAATAATCCAAAGTATTTTCTAAGGAAAGTATACATTTTATTTGTAGTGGTGTTTATTTTGTCCATAAAAATGTACCCCGTTCTAAATCTTTAAAAATCTTCGATGTATATTAACAAATCTTAGATATCTTAATTTTTATAATTACCTCCAGACATATCTGGAAAATATTATAAATTATATAGTTCAATAATTAGATCATGCGAATGTTGAAAATTAATTTAGAAAGGTCTATTTTATATAAACTGACTGGTTCTTTATTTTTTAAATCTGTAAAGAGTATAGACCTCCTGGAATGCCTCAAAATAGATACACAGGATAATTTTAAATTAATAATTGTTAAAATTGTGGTTAAGGATGGAACAGATCTAAAACAACTGAAATTACCAGAAAATGCTGCAATTTTGGATATATTAAATTCAGATAATGGAACATATACCTGTTTGATGAAGGTTCATTTTAACAAAGTATTTATCCCTGTACTAAAGAAATTTTTCAAAGATAATATCATCTGGAAATCCCCCACCTATATGAATGAAAATGCCATTAGTTTAACCTGTATAGGTGATGAAAAAAGTTTAAATAAGATTATACAAGATATAGGTGACTTTGAAACCTTTAAAAATGCAAAGTTGAGTTATTTTCATTCATGTATTGAACAAAAAGGAATACAACAAATTTTAACCAGCAGACAGCTTGAAGTAATGCGTTGTGCAAAAGACTGGGGATATTACAACTCTCCCAGAAAGATAACATCTAAAGAATTAGCTGAAAAGATGGGTTGTTCCAAATCAACCCTGCTTGAGCATCTAAAAAATGCTGAAAATAAAATTGTAAACTACATCATCTAATCTAAAATATAATCAGTATTATATTCGTGACCTAATGAAATCATAATGTATGATAATTTAATCTTTAAAATTAGTTTCTATTTTTAAAAGAAAAACAACATTTTTATAATAGTAATTAGATTATTAAAAATTATTCTAAGCCTTAATTTATTTAATAAACCAATTAAATATTATAAAAGTTCATTTAATCTGTTGAAATCTAATCCAGGGAACTTAAAATAATTATAATAGAACTATATTTATTCAAACCTTTCAGCAAGCTTTTTGATCCCTTTTTGGAACTTGGGAGAGATATAAATAACAGGCTGTTTAATTGAAACAGCTTTATCCCTCAAACCTTTATCTGCAGTAAAAAGAATTGAATCTGTGGCGACAGCAACTTCCAGAATCATGTCATCTTCAGTATTTATAAGTTTATTCCTATTTTCCGGCCAATCTATTCCATAATTACAATAAATGATATCTATTTTTCTTTCAGCTTCTAACTCCTTTAACTTATTTATTTCATTGTAAAACCCTGCCTTTAATTTTCCTTCACATAAAATTAAAACTATTTCTTCAACAAAATCAGGAATTAATATCTCAAAGCAATCTAAAAATCCCAGTTCTACCACTCTTGAGAGCGTATGGGAGATTAGAATGCATATATCCGGTAGAATCCTAATAATTCAGATCAGCTCCAATTTCATTTAATCATGCCATATTTTGTTTAAGCTAAAATTTAATTTAATCTATTAACATTTAACATCGATTTTAGTTGGATTATATTTTATTTTTGTTGTTTTAATTATTTTAATCAGATGCAATCAACAGCCTATCACGAAAAATAGAATTTAGGACTTTTACAATTTCTAAACATTATTACAGCAAAATCAGAATTTTTAGAGTTAGATATCGACGCCCAGATGATATACCTTATTTAAGTAATAGCAGGTTAAAATTTCATTTATAATAATTTTTGATTTTCATATTTATTTTGTTCTATTAATTAATTCGTAAAATAAATTAATATCAAATAACATAATAATATTACTTATTATATTAAAGGGGGATGAAACTGTGATCAATATTGATAATTTTCCAGTAGAATTAAGATGGAAAATTGCTGCCCAATCTGCAAGTTCACTGCTATTAACCCATGAAAAAGTATATAAAGATATTTTAGGTCCAGATTACAAAAAAATTCAACCATTAATGGATACAATTAATTACATATCATGGATCCAGGATGGAAAAAATGCAAGTATCCTATCAAAATATCTAGGGCTTCCAGCTAAAACTGCAGAAGAAATTGAGAAAACCAATGAATTAATCTCAGAAATTCTTTATGGGCCCGAAATAAAATATAAAATAGTTTATACCGTTGGAGATCATGCAAAAAGCCAAATAATAAGCTGCCCATTTCTAAATAGAGCTAAAGAGATAGGTTTAGAAAGTAAAACTCTTTTTGAGAACTGTAATGCTTATCATGAAACATTTGTTAGTAATTTAAACCCAAAATACACGAAAAAATTTACCAAAGCAATGTGTAATGGCGATGAATACTGTGAAACATGTATTGAATTAAAAAATTCATTTACTGAATAAAATATTTACAGTAAATGACGTAACTTTTTAAACATATAAATTTTTAGGTATTCCAAAATCGAAGCTCACAAAAAACCAAATGTTTTTTTTGTGATTCAAAATTCTACGAATTTTGAAGGATTTTCACTGTGTCAAAAATATTTGGTCATTCACTATAAACAGGATTAAGTGTAAAGCTGTTTATTCCTAACATAAATTATAGGCTATTTTACAGGTTTACATTTTAAATGATCCTTGGTCTCGTGATAAATTTTCCAGTATCCTGATTTTTCTATTTTATCTTTAGCAGTATCCCTTTTTTGGTGTCCTTCATCAATAATCAAAGTTCCATTATCTTTAATGAGCCTATTAAGTTCCCCCAGAAATGTTGTTGGGTCTTTTATCATAAAAAACATGTCAATGGCACAGATAACATCTGCTGTCTTATCTGGAAGAGGACAATTATATCCATCAACAAGAACAGTTTCTGTGTTTTTCAGCCCCAGTTTTTTTATCCTTTTATTTACTTCTTCAGCTGCCATTTCATGAATATCAGCAGCATATACCTTTCCATTTTCTCCAACAAGTTTAGCAAACTCTATTGTGTACCTACCAGGCCCACAGCCATAATCAATTACAGTTATGCCTTCAGATATACCAAACGTTTTAGACCTTTTTTTAGCCGAGGGATAAATTAAATCCATGATCTTAAATGTAAAATTCATGAATTTAAAGGAACTATCTGACATTTTTTCATTTTTTACCATACAAGTCACTGCATTAAATTTAGTTACCGAGGTCAGCGACTTCTTCTGCAAATGCACCCAGCACTTTTTTAGATAATCCCTCAACATACTTGAGTGATCCAGCACATTCGTGGCCGCCGCCGTCTATTCCAGCTTCAGGAATTCCCTCTGCAAGTTTTGTTACAATGGTGTTTAAATTAAATCCAAATTTTTCATTTACAGCATCTGTTGCCCTTATGACTCCAAAATCAGGGCCAAATGAAAGGGTTATAATTGGAGTTTCTTCTCCATACTTTTTAACCATTGTATCATGGACATAACCAGTGGTTTTACCCGGAGCAGGATATGTGAATTTATGGGCATATTTCTCAACATCTAAAACATTGAATATTACCCCATTAGGGAGTTTTTGAGTTTTAAGATTTGGAAGTGCAGCCCTCAGCTGATTTTTAACTCTCTTTTGAGATTCATTGTAAAGTGCCCCTATGAGCTTTACATGTTTATCATAATTTCCAAGGCCTAAAATTGTATCTATAATACCTCTACCGTTCATGAACCTCAGATAAAATGCCTCAAAATCGACACATGTTGCAATTTTATCAAGATCTTCCCTTGTATAACCTTTTTCACCAGCAAGTTCTATATACTTTTCAGCTTCCTCTGAGCTTGCATGGTCTCCAACTGCAGCAATACCTGGTAAATGCATTAAACTTTCCTTAACTTCAGGATTTATCATTTTTGCCACTTCATATGCAAGTGCCCCCGCTGTTATCTCAGAGTTACCACCAACAAGGTAAGGATTCACGTGTACGTCCACATAATCATCCACAGCTACCCTTTCATTTTCCACTTCACCAGGATAATGGTGGTCAACAACCACAATTTCAATATCGTAGATTTTAGCTTTTATAAGTGCCACAATATCTTCTTCAGTTGATCCATTATCAAGGAGAACTATTAAAGGTAATTTTTGGCCGTGTCTTTCCATATCTTCAAGGGAAAATGAAAGGTCCTTTACTACATCTTCTATCTCATAAAAAGGAGCTTTACTTGGGGCTCTCTTGAAGAAATGCCATTCTGCATCACTGCCAGGGTTTATTTCCCTTATTAAAGGAATTACTGCCTTTTCAATTGCAACCCCTGCACATATCCCATCTGCATCTGCATGGTGTCTTACAAGGATAGATCTACCATCGAAAATAGCTCTTCTTATTGCTTTTGCAGCATTAGCCATTCTTCCCCTGAGCTTATTCAGGACTTCACTTTCAATCAGGATTTCTGTTGTTTCAGGCATGGCTTTCTCATCAATTGCTTCATCAATAAGCCTCCTTGCTTCAAGTGACTCGTTACCGTGTAGTTTCTCAATGGATTCCGATTCTATCTGTATCTTACCGCTGTGAATGGAGACTTCACCAAGTACTTCAACAATATCCCCAATGTTTATGTGAGGATATACTCTAATTCCAGGCTCATCAAATGCAGCTACCCATGTAGTGGAGGTTTCATCTGAAATTGTAAAAATGGTCGGTCCAGAAGTCTGTTGAATCTGAATTACCTCTCCAACTATCCTTACCGATCTTTTAACTGATTTTTTAGTGATTTCACCAATAGGAGTTCTTGCAATATTTTTCCTGAGTTTAACAAGCTCATATTTTCCCTTAAGATTTGATAATGTAAGGTCAACCTCTCCTTTAGCCTTTTTAATGTCAATTACTTTAACAATAACCTCGTCACCAACATCATGGCCTAACATTCGTCCTCTAACTAGACCATAACCCTTTTTTGAGAGGCTTACAAATATTCCCCAATCTTCGACTCGTGTAACTTTTCCTTTATAATGAGAACCAAGTTCAAGATCATTTATATCACATGAAGGGTGTAAATCATATACCTTCTCTCTAACTTCACAGCCTTTGCAGTAATCACCAGATTCTATCTTTTTACCGCACTTTTTACAGACATTAATTTCGCCTTTACCCCCGCATTCTTCGCATGTTTCTGTTACTTCAACTTCCCCTTTACCTTTACATACATCGCATGGGACTTCATGTTCTTCTCCTAAATCAAAACGTTCCATAGCCCCTTTTGAAATACCTTTAACATGCTTTTTAACATCTACTTCACTTTTTACGCCGCTTCCATGGCAGCTTTCACAAACTTTGTAACTTAAGACTTTATGTCCTTTACCTTTACATTTTAAACAAGTTTTAATCATAAAATACCTCAACTCTGAATTTAGGTCTAAAAATATAGCTTATATAAAAACCATCAAAATTTAAAATATTGACCTACCAAAATGGTTTTGTGACTTGATAAAATACGAAAAATACAAAAATCCATGTTTTTGCATTTTTACTCCGTATTTTTATACAAAAAATAAAAACTGTTAAATTCAATTTTAAATTTTGAATTATTCACTAGTATTATTAAATTTAAATCGTTATTTACTAATTCGTCTTTCCCATTTAAATACATTCATGTTTCATTTTTAATGAAGTTATATCCTACGTTTAATTACCAGTGTTTTTTTTTGTTAGCTTACTAAAATAGAGTAATTCCTGTAAAATAATAAATCAATACTAATTATAAGTAAGATTATTTAAATTTAGATGGATTTTGGCTTACTAAATTTTTATTTGCTGTTTGATACTGGATTGATCTGTCCATGTAGCTGTTTGCAAGGGTTACGTGAGAATTTCCATTTGTACTATCCTTCTGTTTAAAGTAAGTAACAGCCTGTTGAAGCTCTGAAGTTGCATTAATCCTGGCATCTATTTGTACCATAAGGTTCTGCATATATTGTGTAAATACACTATCTTTAGAGTTTTGAGCGTAACTTAAAGCATTTTGAGCCGAAGTTTTCGCTGAATTAAATTCAGATAATGCGCTATCAGCATTTGAACTTGCAGTATCAAGTGAATACTTGTTCGCATTTGTCACTGCAGTATTATAGTAACTGTCCCCATTTTTAATATGATTACTTATGGTGGAAGAAATTCCATTTATACCGCTTACATCTGACTGAATACATCCAGATATAGCAACTATGGCCATCATAAATGTTACAAGTACCAATGGGATAATTTTATTTTTCATATAATTCACTTTTTTAAGTTAATAGACATTTATTTTCAAAGTATAAAATTTTACTGTTTTAATGAAATTTTTAGTTGTGAAATTGAAACTAGCAACTCTTTGAGTTCACTTCAAATCATTCAGATTTAATGGAGTTCAATATAGAAATTTTCTATTTTATATTCAAAAAATTATGTTACTTAGTAACTTTCTACCTTTATTTTAAGTTGACTAATTTCACTTATTTAAAATTAGATTACTCACCTTACAAATATTCCTAAATCTAATAACAGCATATCAACTAGCCCTACTTTTAAAACAGTGCCTCTATTGTATGGTTATCCGGCACTTAAAATGTAAAAACATATAGTTTAGGCAATGCAATTGAAGTTTTAAACTAAAAAAAATTAAATTATAAAAAAAGATTAAAGGTGTGTATTTACCGCCAATATCAGTTGAAAAATAATCCTAAACTGATTTCCATAATCCATGGATACTGCAGTATTCCCTGGCATTGATTACATTTATATATTCTAAATCAATTTCAAATTCAGTTTCTGGTTTATCACCTGGTTTAAGCATTTTTCTATAAACCCTGCCATCTGCAGCTATTTCTATCCATTCTATAAAATGATTTTCTTCCATAGGGTGTGGAATTGAACCTATTTTAACTTTAATTCCATTATCTGTTTTTTCAACTACTGGAACATGTTTTTCAGACCCAGAATCAGTTGTTTTTTCTTCAAGTAACTGCATTTCCTGGCCGCAACATACAAGTTTTCCTAAACCTGTATGAAGGACATTAACAATGTTTCCACATATGTTGCATCTATAAACCTGATTTTGTTCGGTCATTTATGGTCCCTCTTTTAATACTGCTCACACTTAATTTCAAAGTATTTTGCTGGATGGTCACATGATGGGCATTTTTCTGGAGGTTCTGTTCCAACATATACATGTCCACATTTTCTACAGCTCCATTCTACTTCCTTATCTTTCTTGTAAAGGGTACCTGCTTCTATTTGTTCTAAAAATTTTCGATATCTTTCTTCGTGATGTACTTCTGCATAACCAATTGCAAATAACCTGTCGCTTATGTCTATAAACCCTTCTTTTTCTGCTGTATTTGCAAATTCAGGATACATTTCAGAATTTTCATAATGTTCTCCTGCAATTGCTGATTTAAGGTTTTCTACTGTTGTCCCGTAGATAGCAGGTGCGGCAGCGGATTCAACTACAATTTCTTCAAGAGGTTCCCCACCTTCTGCTTTTAAACCCTGGATCATTTTCATTAACCATTTAGCATGCTCTCTTTCATTATCTGCAGTAATGAGGAAAATTTCAGCTAGTTGTTCATACCCCTCTTTTTTTGCAACTTTAGAATATAATGTGTATCTATTTCTTGCTTGACTTTCACCAATAAAGGCTTTTGCTAAATTTTCCATTGTTTTTTGCATAAGATATCACCTTGTTTTATTTATAGGTTCTTTTCTATAAATTTTTATCGGATTAGAAAAATAGTAATTTACATCAAATCTAATAATTTAAAACATTTTAACGTATCTAACTAAAATTTAAGCAATTATAATACATATTATTAACTATTAAACTACTTAATCCATTTACTGGATTATACATTATCTCAATTCCATTTTATTCATATAATTCCATTTAAATAATTATTTACCATTATTTTTAGCGGTTATTGATCTTATTATCAATTTAAAAGCGTTGAATACTAAAAATACAGGCACAAATATTAAAAGAATATAATATATGTTTGAGATCCATGCAGTTAAAAAATCAAATGTCATCATCATATTTATCATACTTATTTTATAATTAGTAATAAATCAGTTTAATGGTTTCCTAAATTTTATATTAATAAAAATTTAAAAATTAGTAATAATTATAATATTTCTGGTGGTAATATTATGAAAAAAAGTAAATATCTTGAAAATATGGGAGAACTAAAATCATTCTGGATTATAAATACTCCTGATACTAATTTTAATCCATTAGAAAAAGAATTATCAGTTGATGTAGCGATTTTAGGCGCAGGTATTGTTGGAATTACATCTGCTTTACTTTTAAAAGAAGCAGGATTATCAGTAGCATTAATTGAAGCCAAACAGGTTATCAAAGACGTAACTGCAAATACAACAGCAAAAGTCACTGCTGCCCACAATATCATTTATTCTAATCTTGAATCTCACTTTAGTAAAGAAGGAGCACGTATTTACGCAGAAGCTAATCAAAAATCCATAGATAAAATTGAGTCTATTATAAAAGAAAGAAATATAGACTGTGATTTCAGGCGCTTACCATGTTATATTTACAGTGAAAATCCAGATGAAAGAGACATGCTTAAAAAAGAAGCTGAAGCTGCTGCAGATGCAGGGCTTCAAGCCACATATACAGAAACCTCGCCACTACCTTTTGAAATTGCAGGAGCAGTACAATATGAAAATCAAGCAGAGTTCCACCCAAGAAAATACCTTCTGAATTTAATTGAAAGTATTCCAGGTGATGGCAGTTATATATTTGAAAATACAAGGGCACTTAATGTGAAAGAGGGAAATATAAATGAGGTTATCACAGATAAAGGCTCGATTAAGGCCAAAAATGTAATAGTTGCAACTCATTTTCCAATTTATGACCCAAGCCATTTATTTGCTAAAATGTACCCAAACATGTCATATGCTCTTGGTTTATACCTAAACAAGCCCTTTCCTAAGGGGGTGTATGTAAGCACACAGCCCACTGTGACGTACCGTTCATCCCCATCAAATAAAGGAGATATCGTGATAGTTAGTGGAGCAAATCATAAAGTAGGGCATGAACCCGACACAATTGCATTTTACAAAAAATTAGAAAAACACGCCCGTGATCACTTTGATGTTAAATCAATTGATTACCACTGGTCTACACAGGACAACATCACCATAGATAATATCCCCTATATTGGTAAAATAGAACCTAACTCAAAAGGAGTTTATGTAGCGACTGGATTTATGAAGTGGGGAATGACAAACGGAACAGTTGCAGCCATGATTATATCAGATTTAATTCTAGGAAATGAAAACAAATGGAGTTCCTTCTTTGACCCATCTAGATCAATGCCTAAACTTGAATCTACAAAAGAATTCATTGGTACCAACCTGGATGTTGCTAAAGAATTATTATCCGGACGTTTTTCAAGACCTAAATCAATGAAACCGTCTGAACTTGAAAATGGTGAAGGGAGAATAATAAAAGTAAATGGTAAAAAAGTAGCAGCATATAAAGACGGAAATGGAAATATATGTGCCGTATCTTCTGCCTGCGTGCATTTAGGCTGTCAGGTAGTCTGGAACAATGCTGAAAAAACTTGGGATTGCCCATGTCACGGCTCACGTTACACTTATGATGGAAAAGTTATCCACGCCCCTGCACTGGGAGATCTTCCAGAATACAAAGATTTAGAAAAATAAATTTTACTATCCCTATTTACTTATTTTTAATACCTAATCTCAATAATTCAATATTTACATATATTAAAGCTTTATTTTAACTAATCCCTTTTTTAAGGTAATATCAAAAGATATTTATCCATAAATATAATAAAATGTTCTCTTACACTGGATACTATAAAGGAGAATTTTATGGAAAATAACAACAATATTAAATTAACAGCTTTAATTATTGCAACACTCGCGTCCTTTGTTTCACCATTTATTGCAGCAGCAATTAATATCGCGCTTCCTGCAATTGGATCAGAGTTTCAAACAAACGCTATTTTATTAAGCTGGATACCCACATCATTTTTACTTGCATCAGCCATGTTTGCAGTTCCATTTGGGAGATTAGCAGACATATTCGGGATGAAACGTATTTTTACCTATGGAATTATCACTTTTACCATTTCATCATTTTTATGTGCAGCTGCACCTTCATCAATGTTTCTCCTTGCATTTCTGGTCCTTCAGGGAATTGGATCTGCAATGATATTCGTTACAAGCATAGCAATTGTAACCCATGTATTTCCACCAAAGGAGAGAGGTAAAGCCCTTGGAATAACAATAACATCGGTATACATGAGTTTAGCACTGGGCCCTGTCTTAGGAGGAATAATGACACAGGTTTTAGGCTGGAGAAGCCTTTTCCTTTTAATGATACCCGTGGGCTTAATAGTTCTTATACTCACTTTCTGGAAATTAAAGGAAGAATGGGCATTATGTAAGGGAGAAAAATTCGATTTACCAGGTTCTATGATTTACAGTATATCCCTCTTCCTGATTATATATGGATTTTCATTACTTCCAGAAATTACAGGTGCAATAAGCACAATTTTAGGGATAATTGGAATAATAGGCTTTATTATATTGGAATTAAAAACTCAAAGCCCAGTATTTGAGATTAAACTGTTTAAAAATGCAACTTTCGCATTTTCCAATTTAGCTGCGCTGATCAGTTACAGCGCCACATTTGCAGTGGTTTTCCTCCTGAGCCTGTATTTACAATACATAAAAGGTTTAAGCCCAGGAAATGCCGGGCTGATTTTAATAGCCCAACCTGTTGTCATGGCTGTTCTGGCCCCTATTGCAGGCAGGCTTTCAGATAGATACAACCCTCGCTTAATCGCATCTCTCGGTATGGCGTTTACAACAGTAGGCCTTCTGTTATTCGTCTTTTTAAATGCAAACACAAGCTACGAGTTTATAATAGCAGGTTTAGTTATACTCGGCGCAGGGTTTGGACTCTTTTCATCTCCAAATACCAATGCAATTATGGGGTCTGTTGAAAAGAGATTTTACGGGGTGGCATCTGAATCGGTTGGGACAATGAGGTTAATCGGGCAGACACTTAGTATGGGAACAGTCCTGATTATTTTCGCCCTGTACATAGGAAATGTTCAGATCATGCCTTCTGAGTATCCTGCACTTCTGTTGAGTGTTCAGATCGCCTTTATCGTGTTCACGGTGCTTTGTTTTGTTGGTATATTTGCTTCACTGGCTAAAAGCGGTGCAGTCAAGCAGTAGTTCAAATACACCAATAAAACCTAAATTTTATTTTATAATCTTTAAATAACTTTAATTCATTTCATTTTTTAAATAAAATATTTAATAAAAGAATATTTCTTGATGTGTCCATTTAAATTATTTTTAAATATGATCTGGAAAATTAAAAGGTGCAAATTAGTAAATAATTAATTATTAAAGCTAATTCATATAGATTTATTATAATCAGTATTTTCTATTTCTCTGTAATTTGTGTACTTATTTATCAAAACAGGATAAAATATAAGTAGTACAATCAACATTACAGAACAATTGATTAGACGTAAAAGAGTGACTTCACAATGAAGAGTATAAAAGAAATTGCTGAAATTTTGAGCAGGGATTTGTCTCAAAGAGAATTAGGAGATCCTTATTTTAATGATTCTGATTACAGGTCATGCCCACTTAATAAAGAATATTTTCATGAAATTAACTCCGCTGAAACTGATAGGAAGATTGCATTTGTGGATGGTGGAAACCAGGAACTTTTACCATCACCAGTTTATTCAGTACAGTTAAACCGTGTTTATTTCAGCATATTTAAAAATAATAAACGGGTTCCAATTAGATCAGGGATTCCCCAAAGGATAGAATTTCTTTCTTACACATATTCTCAGTTAGAAGGTCACGATATCAATTTTGAAACAAAAATAAGGCCAGTAAAAGATAAATTTAACCCATATTTACCTGATGAAAGAGATCTTCAAGCAAATGCCCGTAAAGAAAACGTGGAAGCAGGAACACAAGTAGGAATGGATAGAATGGCATCCATGGCCCGAAGATTTGCTGAATGGAAAATTACAGGACACGTTATAGAATCAGAACTAGAACCTGGAGATATTATGGTAAGAGATGGATCTCTTCAAACTGGCCATCAACGCGAATATAAATATGAAGAAGATGTTTTTAGAAAAGCAATGGACAATGATGTAATTATCACAGGGTTATCTAAAACATGCAGGTTAGCTACTGATACAAGAGTTTCACTTATTGATTCTATTCAAAGACTAGCGGATGATTCAGAGATTAAATATGATAAATGGTGTTATTATCCAGTTGCATGGAGTAAAGATACTAACCGTGAGCATAAAGCTGTAATTATGGTTGTAAAATTAAATAAACATGCCCACACCGCATTTAGGTTTGAAATATTCAAAGAACAAGCTGAAACTATGAGTGATAAGGAAATATGTGAACTAGTTTCATGCATTGCAGATAATTCTAAAGATATTAAAGTACCAGGATATCCATATGGGCTTATTGATGCAGATTTATGGGCCAGAGTTAAGAATGAAGAAATGGAAGGTTATAA
The Methanobacterium bryantii genome window above contains:
- the rbr gene encoding rubrerythrin; translation: MQKTMENLAKAFIGESQARNRYTLYSKVAKKEGYEQLAEIFLITADNEREHAKWLMKMIQGLKAEGGEPLEEIVVESAAAPAIYGTTVENLKSAIAGEHYENSEMYPEFANTAEKEGFIDISDRLFAIGYAEVHHEERYRKFLEQIEAGTLYKKDKEVEWSCRKCGHVYVGTEPPEKCPSCDHPAKYFEIKCEQY
- a CDS encoding DHH family phosphoesterase, translated to MIKTCLKCKGKGHKVLSYKVCESCHGSGVKSEVDVKKHVKGISKGAMERFDLGEEHEVPCDVCKGKGEVEVTETCEECGGKGEINVCKKCGKKIESGDYCKGCEVREKVYDLHPSCDINDLELGSHYKGKVTRVEDWGIFVSLSKKGYGLVRGRMLGHDVGDEVIVKVIDIKKAKGEVDLTLSNLKGKYELVKLRKNIARTPIGEITKKSVKRSVRIVGEVIQIQQTSGPTIFTISDETSTTWVAAFDEPGIRVYPHINIGDIVEVLGEVSIHSGKIQIESESIEKLHGNESLEARRLIDEAIDEKAMPETTEILIESEVLNKLRGRMANAAKAIRRAIFDGRSILVRHHADADGICAGVAIEKAVIPLIREINPGSDAEWHFFKRAPSKAPFYEIEDVVKDLSFSLEDMERHGQKLPLIVLLDNGSTEEDIVALIKAKIYDIEIVVVDHHYPGEVENERVAVDDYVDVHVNPYLVGGNSEITAGALAYEVAKMINPEVKESLMHLPGIAAVGDHASSEEAEKYIELAGEKGYTREDLDKIATCVDFEAFYLRFMNGRGIIDTILGLGNYDKHVKLIGALYNESQKRVKNQLRAALPNLKTQKLPNGVIFNVLDVEKYAHKFTYPAPGKTTGYVHDTMVKKYGEETPIITLSFGPDFGVIRATDAVNEKFGFNLNTIVTKLAEGIPEAGIDGGGHECAGSLKYVEGLSKKVLGAFAEEVADLGN
- a CDS encoding class I SAM-dependent methyltransferase, which gives rise to MVKNEKMSDSSFKFMNFTFKIMDLIYPSAKKRSKTFGISEGITVIDYGCGPGRYTIEFAKLVGENGKVYAADIHEMAAEEVNKRIKKLGLKNTETVLVDGYNCPLPDKTADVICAIDMFFMIKDPTTFLGELNRLIKDNGTLIIDEGHQKRDTAKDKIEKSGYWKIYHETKDHLKCKPVK
- a CDS encoding FAD-dependent oxidoreductase gives rise to the protein MKKSKYLENMGELKSFWIINTPDTNFNPLEKELSVDVAILGAGIVGITSALLLKEAGLSVALIEAKQVIKDVTANTTAKVTAAHNIIYSNLESHFSKEGARIYAEANQKSIDKIESIIKERNIDCDFRRLPCYIYSENPDERDMLKKEAEAAADAGLQATYTETSPLPFEIAGAVQYENQAEFHPRKYLLNLIESIPGDGSYIFENTRALNVKEGNINEVITDKGSIKAKNVIVATHFPIYDPSHLFAKMYPNMSYALGLYLNKPFPKGVYVSTQPTVTYRSSPSNKGDIVIVSGANHKVGHEPDTIAFYKKLEKHARDHFDVKSIDYHWSTQDNITIDNIPYIGKIEPNSKGVYVATGFMKWGMTNGTVAAMIISDLILGNENKWSSFFDPSRSMPKLESTKEFIGTNLDVAKELLSGRFSRPKSMKPSELENGEGRIIKVNGKKVAAYKDGNGNICAVSSACVHLGCQVVWNNAEKTWDCPCHGSRYTYDGKVIHAPALGDLPEYKDLEK
- a CDS encoding helix-turn-helix domain-containing protein; this encodes MRMLKINLERSILYKLTGSLFFKSVKSIDLLECLKIDTQDNFKLIIVKIVVKDGTDLKQLKLPENAAILDILNSDNGTYTCLMKVHFNKVFIPVLKKFFKDNIIWKSPTYMNENAISLTCIGDEKSLNKIIQDIGDFETFKNAKLSYFHSCIEQKGIQQILTSRQLEVMRCAKDWGYYNSPRKITSKELAEKMGCSKSTLLEHLKNAENKIVNYII
- a CDS encoding desulfoferrodoxin, whose amino-acid sequence is MTEQNQVYRCNICGNIVNVLHTGLGKLVCCGQEMQLLEEKTTDSGSEKHVPVVEKTDNGIKVKIGSIPHPMEENHFIEWIEIAADGRVYRKMLKPGDKPETEFEIDLEYINVINAREYCSIHGLWKSV
- a CDS encoding MFS transporter is translated as MENNNNIKLTALIIATLASFVSPFIAAAINIALPAIGSEFQTNAILLSWIPTSFLLASAMFAVPFGRLADIFGMKRIFTYGIITFTISSFLCAAAPSSMFLLAFLVLQGIGSAMIFVTSIAIVTHVFPPKERGKALGITITSVYMSLALGPVLGGIMTQVLGWRSLFLLMIPVGLIVLILTFWKLKEEWALCKGEKFDLPGSMIYSISLFLIIYGFSLLPEITGAISTILGIIGIIGFIILELKTQSPVFEIKLFKNATFAFSNLAALISYSATFAVVFLLSLYLQYIKGLSPGNAGLILIAQPVVMAVLAPIAGRLSDRYNPRLIASLGMAFTTVGLLLFVFLNANTSYEFIIAGLVILGAGFGLFSSPNTNAIMGSVEKRFYGVASESVGTMRLIGQTLSMGTVLIIFALYIGNVQIMPSEYPALLLSVQIAFIVFTVLCFVGIFASLAKSGAVKQ